CGGTGGAGTTCTTGATAGCGGCGGCGGGCCTCGGCACGGTCGGCGGCGGCGGTGGTGAACTCCTGCAGCCGGAAGGCGGCCTCGGCGGCCGGTTCCTCGTCGTCGCAGTTCTCGAGGATGTCGCGGCAGAGCGCCGCGGCCTTTTCTTTGTCCTCGAGGGCCGTCAACCGGGCGCGCAGCAGGCGTTCTTCGTAGGTCTGAACGCCGGGATCGTCCAGTTCATCGAGGATCGCGGCGGCCCGTTGGTGCAGCCGCCGGGCCTCGTCGATATTATTCTGCTCGAATTCCAATTCGGCCAGCCGCAGCAGACTACTGGAGTGGAGGTCCGGCAGATCGGTTTCAGCGATGATCTCAACGGCGCGTATCAGCGCGTTGCGGGCCTCATTGAAGCGCGCGAGATCGCTGAGGATCAGACCCTTGGTGATCAGGCAATCACAGAGGTTGCGCGGTTTGCCGAGGGGTCCGAGCAGCTCGATGGTTTCGACGATAGACGTCAGGGCTTGTTCGGGACGACCGGTTCGCTGGTAAAATCCGCTCAGAACCTGTAGCGCTTCAGCCGTGCCAAAGCTACTCTTCAACTCCCGCTGACTCTCAACGGCGCGCAGGTAATTGGTCTCGCAGGCCTCGAACTCTCCCAGCTCATCTTGCACCATGCCTATGTAACTGTAGCTGTAAGCTTCGACCATCTTATTACCGAGGGAGACTGCCAGCTCCTGCTGACGGCGATGATAATCAAGCGCCAGTTCATTATTACCCAGTTCCCGTTCGATGATGCCCAGGTTGGCGTAACTGAACATCAGGCCGACCTTGTCGCCCAGTTCCTCGCTCATCGACAGCTTGAGTCGATGATAACGCCCGGCTTTTTCACGCTCCTCCAACTCGGCGTAGACCGAACCGATACCACCAAGGATGATGGCCATGCTGCGTTTGTCGCCGATGCGCGAGGCGATTTCGTAGGCTTGCTCGTACTGTCGCAGGGCGAGTTGGTATTCACCGGTGTAGTAGCCCAGACCGCCCAGATTGTAGATCGGTCTGACCAACCCGCGCCAAGACCCCAACCGGCGTTGCGTCTCGAGGTCCTTGTTGTAGTATTCGGCCGAGGTTTTGAAGTCGCCCATCGCCGCGTATACGTTGCCGATGTTGTTACAGGTGTCGGCCAGCAACTGCTGATCCTCGACCTGTTCGGCTCGGGCGAGGGAGGCTCGATAGTATTCCAGGGCCTGATCGTACTCGCCCCGGTGGTAGTTGACGGACCCAAGGTGAAACAGCAGTTTGGCGTGTAGCGGGGCTGATGCCGTTTTCTCGACCAGGGTCAGGCAACGTTCGAGCAGTTCGGCTCCCTCGTCTGTATCGCCGCGCATGACCAGAAAGCTGCCCATGTCCACCAGGGCTTCGAGAAGTAGTTCGGGCTCGTTGGCTTGCTCGGCTCGCTCTAATTCCGCCCGGTGGAAGCTTTCCGCGGTGTCCCATTCACCGATCAACTGCCAGATGGAGGCGCGTTCCCGGCGACGGCGGCGGCGTTCCTCCGGATCGTCGAGCAGGGGGATCAGACGCCCGAGCAGCTCGAGGGCCTCCCGGTTGTGGTACTCGCCGCGGGCGTGATCGACGGCCCGGCCCAGGTACTCGCGGGCGTTGTCGCGATCGGCGGCCCGCTCGTAGTGGTAGGCCAGCTCGGCGTAGTGGGTGGGCGAGTCGCCGTGCAGCTCGCGCAGAGCCTCGGCGGCCAGGGCGTGGAGCCGGCGGCGGCGCTTGACCAGTTGCATCTCGTAGGCGGCGTCGCGCAACAGGGCGTGCTTGAAGATGTAGAGCAGCTCGCTGACGGCGTTCCAGAGGGCCTCGCTACGACCGTCGTCGAGCAGGGGCTCGACCCGCCGCCCCTCGAGCATGGCCGAGAGGACGGAGACCTCGAACTCCCGGCCCAGAACGGCGGCGGTCTGGACCAGCTCGCGCAGCTTGCGCGACAGGCGGTCCAGCCGGGCGATAAGTACGGCGCGGATCCCGGCGGGTACGCCCTCGGGACGTCCGGTCAGCCGGCAGCCCCCGCAGACCGTCTCGAGCAACTCGTTCTCAACCAGGTAGCGGCAGAACTGCTCCAGGAAGAAGGGGTTGGCCTGGGTGCGCTCCAGAATGAACCCGACCAGCTCCGGCGTCGCCGGCTGACCGAGGAAGACCTCGCTCAGCTCGACGGCGGCTGTGCGCTCCAGGCTGTCGACGACCAGCTCGGCGACGGTCAGCTCCTCGTCGAACTCCAGGCGGGGCTTGCCGCCCTCGTCGGTGAAGCGGCTGGTGACGAACAGGCCCAGCGGGTAGTCAGCGACGTTGCGCAGCAACTGGGGCAGGGCGGCGCGGGAGTCGTCGTCCAGCCACTGCAGGTCCTCCAGGATCAGCAGGGTGGGCCGGAGCAGAGCCAGGCCTTTGAAGAAGGCCTTGAGGGCGTAGACGGTGTTCTCCAGGCGTCCCCGGGCGTCGAGACGCTCGTAGAGCGACCCTTCCATCGGCAAGCCCAGCAGGGCCGCCGGCAGACTCTCCAGACGCCTGAGCTCCTCGACGACAGCAGCGGCCCGGGGATCGTCCAGGGCGGCCAGCTCGTCGCAAAGCGCGGCGAAGCGCTCGGTGAAGCGTTGACGGTTCTCGGCCGTGCCGCTCTCGGCCGATTGAGCGAAGTAGCGTTCCAGGGCGTAGACGAAGGGGCTGAAGCTGCGCCGCAGGATGCCGTCGGCCTGCAGAACCAGGGTTTGCAATTCGCCGTCCGCTGAAGCGGCGACCTCGTGGACCAGGCGGGACTTGCCGATACCCGCCTCGCCGTAGACGTAGTGAACCCCGGCGCAGCGCCCCGCGCCGAGGGGCGCCAGAAAAGTCCGCAGCGCCGCCGCCTCGACGTCGCGTCCGCGGAACTCGCCCTGGAAGAACTCGCCACCGCCCCCGGCGTGACCCTCGAGGGCGGCGACGGCCAGCTCGCCGCCAACGCCCTTGAAACTGCGCCGGCCGACGTCGCGGAAGCCGTAATCTCCACCCAGGATGCCCTTGACCGTCGGCGTGGTCCAGATCTCCCCCCAGGCGGCTGTACTGAACAGCCGGGCCGCCAGGTTGACCGTCGAGCCCAGGGCGGTATAGTTGCAACGGCGCCGACTGCCGCTGATCCCGGCATAGACGCGACCGTGGGTCAGCCCGGCGCGCACGGCGTCGCCGTAGCGCCCACGCAGGGCCAAGACGAATTCCGCCGCCCGCTCGGTGTTACGCTCGTAGGAGACCGGCGCGCCGAAGATGACGAACAGGTTGGGACCCTTGTCGCCGAAAAACAAGCCGTTGAGGTAACCGCCGTAGCGCGCGCTCTCCTCCACCGTCGCCGCGATGAAGCGGTGCAGCTCATCGCGCTCCTCGAACCCGCGAAAGCCCACGAACACGGGGGCCACGTCCCTGAACTCGCCGCCCAAACGGCTTTCCAACACCTCGTCGGGAACGAAACGCCGCACGAAGGTCGGCCGCAGACGCCTCAGGGATTCGCGCTTCTCGATCCCGGAACGCAATACCCAGCGGTTACCCCCGCCGGCCCGCAACAAACTGTCGTCGAAGACCACGGCACCCCGCGGAGTGTCCTCGATGGCCCCCGCCGCCGCCCGCAGCGGCTCACCGCGGAAATAGTAGACCGAACGCTCCCCGACGTCGACGACACCCCACTCCACTGCGCCGTGGGCCGCGCCTACCCGACAAGACAGCTCGAAATCGCCCAGCGCCGTCCTGAACGACCCGCCCCGGCCGCGGAAACGCTCGCCGATCTCCAGGGCCAGCAGTAAGGCGTCCCCGGGTCGCCTCAACAGCGCGGTGAAAGCGTCGCCGGCAAAATTCACCACGAAGCCGCCGCGATCATAGACCCGCCGAATCAGCGGCCGGAAGAGCTGGTTGATCACCTCCGAAAGCACCTCGGCGCCCTGGGCGCCTCGAGACATCAGCCGCTCGGTGATCGCGGTGAAACCCGAGAGATCGGCGAAGACCACGCCGCCCGTCAGCTTACCGTGGTTCTCACCCGCCGAACGACGCTGCTGGATGAATCCCGGAATTACATTGAGCATCTAACCGCCCCCGTTGGATGATGGCCTTGCAGAAGTGATCCCCCGTATCATAACAGAAGAATACCGCCCAGGTAAGGCGACACGACGCCGGAACCGCCGCCGCGAGACCTTATTCAACAAACGCGAAACACGCCAGCACTGCGCGCCCCCGGAACTGGCACGGTTTTTGCGGAGGCGGACCGTTGATCTCCGTCCCAACGGTCGCCGAGATGCAAAAACCGTGCCAGTTCCGGGGGCGCTGCGGGTTTAAAGTAGCGGTAACGCTGGGTTTTGGGGTAAAAGGTCTCGCGGCGGCGGGCCTGTGACGTTGCGGACTGTTTATGACAAGAGCCTCGCCGCGGCGGGGTTCGCTTGGTTTAAGGCGGCACTGCTATTCGTAGTGCAGGGCCTCGATGGGATCGAGTTGGGCGGCTTTCCAGGCGGGGAAGATGCCGAAGGCCAGGCCGACGGCCGTCGAGAAACCCAGGCCCAGGCCGACGGACCAGACGCTGACGGCGTTGGGCAGTTCGAGGAGGGCGGCGAAGCCCCAGGCCAACAGCAGCCCCAGACCGACGCCGACGGCCCCGCCGAACAGGGTCAGGATGATGCTTTCGATGACGAACTGGGCCAGCACGTCGCGCTTGCGGGCGCCGAGGGCCTTGCGGATACCGATCTCCCGGGTGCGCTCGGTGACGGCGACGAGCATGATGTTCATGATCCCGATGCCGCCGACCAGCAGGGAGACCGAGGAAACGCCGATCATGATGGCGTAGATGACCGTGGAGATCTCTTCGAAGATGTCGAGCATCCCGCCCTGGGTGGTAACTTCGAAATTGTTGTCTTCGTTGGGCTTGACCCCACGGCGGTTCCGCATCAGGGTTTCGATCTGGTTGCTGGCGCGGTAGACCGTCGCCGGGCTGGTGGAGACGGCGACGATGTCGACCTCGGAGCCCTGGGAGCGCATTGGATCGAGGACGCTGTCCAGGGTGGTGAAGGGAATGGCGACGAAGTTATCCTGGCTCTGGCCGAGGAAATCGCCCCGCCGCTCGAGTACGCCGATGACGGTGAAGCGGTTGCCGGCGATGCGGACCTCCTTGAGCAGGGGGTCCTGGCTGGGGAGCAGGGCGTCGACGATGTCATACCCGAGAACGACGACGCGCCGGTGGCCCTGGATGTCGGCCCGGGTGAAGTCGCGGCCGTACTCGACGGGCAGGCTGTAGATCCGGCTCAGGTATTCGTTGCCGCCGACGACGCGCATGGTGCCGGTCTGGTTGCCGCCGTAGGAGATGTTGGCGCCGGTGAAATTGGTCGGCGAGGCGAAGCGCACCGCCGGGCAGTTCTCCATGATCGCCTCGGCGTCCTCGTACTCCAGATCGGGCCGGTTGCGCAGGGCGGGATCGGGGCGGCCGAACTGGACCGGCGGCCGCTCGGTGACCATGATGAAGTTGGAGCCCAGGGAGCCGATCTGCTCGGCGATGGCGTTCTCCATCCCGTCGATGATGCTGATCAGGGTGATGATCACGGTCACGCCGATGATGATCCCCAGCACCGTCAGGAAGCTGCGCAGCTTGTTGGCTTTGATCGCC
This genomic interval from Candidatus Coatesbacteria bacterium contains the following:
- a CDS encoding tetratricopeptide repeat protein, with the translated sequence MLNVIPGFIQQRRSAGENHGKLTGGVVFADLSGFTAITERLMSRGAQGAEVLSEVINQLFRPLIRRVYDRGGFVVNFAGDAFTALLRRPGDALLLALEIGERFRGRGGSFRTALGDFELSCRVGAAHGAVEWGVVDVGERSVYYFRGEPLRAAAGAIEDTPRGAVVFDDSLLRAGGGNRWVLRSGIEKRESLRRLRPTFVRRFVPDEVLESRLGGEFRDVAPVFVGFRGFEERDELHRFIAATVEESARYGGYLNGLFFGDKGPNLFVIFGAPVSYERNTERAAEFVLALRGRYGDAVRAGLTHGRVYAGISGSRRRCNYTALGSTVNLAARLFSTAAWGEIWTTPTVKGILGGDYGFRDVGRRSFKGVGGELAVAALEGHAGGGGEFFQGEFRGRDVEAAALRTFLAPLGAGRCAGVHYVYGEAGIGKSRLVHEVAASADGELQTLVLQADGILRRSFSPFVYALERYFAQSAESGTAENRQRFTERFAALCDELAALDDPRAAAVVEELRRLESLPAALLGLPMEGSLYERLDARGRLENTVYALKAFFKGLALLRPTLLILEDLQWLDDDSRAALPQLLRNVADYPLGLFVTSRFTDEGGKPRLEFDEELTVAELVVDSLERTAAVELSEVFLGQPATPELVGFILERTQANPFFLEQFCRYLVENELLETVCGGCRLTGRPEGVPAGIRAVLIARLDRLSRKLRELVQTAAVLGREFEVSVLSAMLEGRRVEPLLDDGRSEALWNAVSELLYIFKHALLRDAAYEMQLVKRRRRLHALAAEALRELHGDSPTHYAELAYHYERAADRDNAREYLGRAVDHARGEYHNREALELLGRLIPLLDDPEERRRRRRERASIWQLIGEWDTAESFHRAELERAEQANEPELLLEALVDMGSFLVMRGDTDEGAELLERCLTLVEKTASAPLHAKLLFHLGSVNYHRGEYDQALEYYRASLARAEQVEDQQLLADTCNNIGNVYAAMGDFKTSAEYYNKDLETQRRLGSWRGLVRPIYNLGGLGYYTGEYQLALRQYEQAYEIASRIGDKRSMAIILGGIGSVYAELEEREKAGRYHRLKLSMSEELGDKVGLMFSYANLGIIERELGNNELALDYHRRQQELAVSLGNKMVEAYSYSYIGMVQDELGEFEACETNYLRAVESQRELKSSFGTAEALQVLSGFYQRTGRPEQALTSIVETIELLGPLGKPRNLCDCLITKGLILSDLARFNEARNALIRAVEIIAETDLPDLHSSSLLRLAELEFEQNNIDEARRLHQRAAAILDELDDPGVQTYEERLLRARLTALEDKEKAAALCRDILENCDDEEPAAEAAFRLQEFTTAAADRAEARRRYQELHRRRPLALFSRRLESLDNA
- a CDS encoding FtsX-like permease family protein, yielding MNAQRGPRRNIFTLFLDMLREAGRIALSAIKANKLRSFLTVLGIIIGVTVIITLISIIDGMENAIAEQIGSLGSNFIMVTERPPVQFGRPDPALRNRPDLEYEDAEAIMENCPAVRFASPTNFTGANISYGGNQTGTMRVVGGNEYLSRIYSLPVEYGRDFTRADIQGHRRVVVLGYDIVDALLPSQDPLLKEVRIAGNRFTVIGVLERRGDFLGQSQDNFVAIPFTTLDSVLDPMRSQGSEVDIVAVSTSPATVYRASNQIETLMRNRRGVKPNEDNNFEVTTQGGMLDIFEEISTVIYAIMIGVSSVSLLVGGIGIMNIMLVAVTERTREIGIRKALGARKRDVLAQFVIESIILTLFGGAVGVGLGLLLAWGFAALLELPNAVSVWSVGLGLGFSTAVGLAFGIFPAWKAAQLDPIEALHYE